From Marivirga harenae, one genomic window encodes:
- a CDS encoding aminotransferase class V-fold PLP-dependent enzyme, producing the protein MSTAVAPNLDIQKIRKDFPILEQKVNGKPLIYFDNAATTQKPNSVINAISEYYSGYNANIHRGLHSLAEKATTAFEDTRTVFQKFINAAEVEEVIFTKGTTDGINLIANAYGRKFLQAGDEILITAMEHHSNIVPWQMIAEERGAVLKVVPVNSKGEISLDEVEKLITDKTKIVSVVYASNSLGTVNPVKEIAALAHAKNAVMVVDGAQASSHCVVDVQDLDCDFYATSGHKMYGPTGCGILYGKRALLEKMTPYQGGGEMINNVSFEKTTYNDIPYKFEAGTPNIADVVALKYAAEYIDNIGKDNIMAHEQALTQHAHDRLSEVPGINFYGTADNKVSVVSFTIANVHPYDAGMMLDAKGIAVRTGHHCTQPLMDHFGIEGTIRASFSVYNTIEEIDFFADSLKDIVAKFS; encoded by the coding sequence ATGAGCACAGCAGTAGCGCCAAATTTGGATATTCAAAAAATAAGAAAAGATTTTCCTATCCTTGAGCAAAAGGTAAACGGAAAACCTTTGATATATTTTGATAATGCTGCCACTACTCAAAAGCCAAACTCTGTAATCAATGCGATTTCGGAGTATTATAGTGGCTATAATGCCAATATTCATAGAGGATTGCATTCATTAGCTGAAAAAGCTACTACGGCCTTTGAAGACACGAGAACGGTTTTTCAAAAATTCATCAATGCTGCAGAGGTAGAAGAAGTAATTTTTACCAAAGGGACCACTGATGGTATTAATTTAATTGCTAATGCTTACGGAAGAAAATTTCTTCAAGCAGGTGATGAGATTTTGATCACTGCTATGGAGCACCATTCTAATATTGTGCCTTGGCAAATGATAGCTGAAGAAAGGGGTGCTGTATTAAAGGTCGTTCCTGTAAACAGTAAAGGAGAAATTTCACTTGATGAGGTGGAGAAATTAATTACTGATAAAACTAAAATTGTATCAGTAGTTTATGCTTCCAATTCGCTAGGGACAGTAAATCCAGTGAAGGAAATAGCAGCATTAGCACATGCTAAAAATGCTGTGATGGTTGTGGATGGGGCTCAGGCTTCTTCTCATTGCGTGGTTGATGTGCAAGATTTAGATTGTGATTTCTATGCTACTTCAGGTCATAAAATGTACGGACCGACCGGATGTGGTATTTTATATGGCAAGAGAGCCCTTTTGGAAAAAATGACTCCCTACCAAGGTGGTGGCGAGATGATTAATAATGTGAGTTTTGAGAAAACCACTTATAACGATATCCCCTATAAATTTGAAGCAGGAACACCCAACATTGCCGATGTAGTTGCATTAAAATATGCAGCAGAATATATTGACAATATTGGAAAAGATAACATCATGGCGCATGAGCAAGCTTTAACGCAACATGCTCATGATCGACTATCAGAAGTACCAGGAATAAATTTCTACGGGACAGCAGATAATAAAGTAAGTGTAGTTTCATTCACGATCGCCAATGTGCATCCTTACGATGCAGGTATGATGCTAGATGCAAAGGGCATTGCTGTGAGAACTGGGCATCATTGTACGCAGCCTTTAATGGATCATTTCGGCATAGAAGGAACAATTAGGGCTTCATTCTCTGTTTACAATACGATAGAAGAAATAGATTTTTTTGCAGACTCATTGAAAGATATAGTTGCAAAATTTAGCTAA
- the sufD gene encoding Fe-S cluster assembly protein SufD, giving the protein MSKLIKEDIDKFFVEQFESFENSLNGESKKPLHAKRKTAIDNFKTVGFPHAKHEEYKYSNVAKIFGKLFNVENLSDDSFSLSIDEASKYFIPDLDAIRLVFVNGVLDNKLSDLETLPKGVHIQAIKTAADDYAEDFEKHFNTHEIEGADNFSELNTAFTNGGIFVKIDANAVVETPIACYYFNDAKNADVISQPRNLVIAEKNSEASLIESYITLGENTSFTNVVTEIVVEDDCNFNYYKYQNESDQAIQIGATMVHQLGKSVFNGVTLSLNGAMLRNNLSIAIHKEHSETNMFGLYLLDGKTHVDNHTVVDHKVANCDSNEMYKGILDGHSRGVFNGKIFVRQDAQKTNAFQSNRNVVLSDDAEVDTKPQLEIWADDVQCSHGATVGQLDLDQLFYLRARGIDKQTAKSMLLNAFASDVLSNIKIEAFRTLIENKINERL; this is encoded by the coding sequence ATGAGTAAATTGATTAAAGAAGATATAGATAAATTTTTCGTAGAGCAATTTGAGTCTTTTGAAAACTCCTTAAATGGAGAAAGTAAAAAACCATTGCACGCGAAAAGGAAAACTGCAATTGATAATTTCAAAACAGTGGGATTTCCTCATGCAAAACATGAAGAATATAAGTACAGTAATGTAGCTAAGATATTTGGCAAGCTTTTTAATGTTGAAAATCTGTCAGATGATAGCTTTTCCTTAAGTATAGACGAAGCTTCAAAGTACTTTATACCTGACTTGGATGCAATACGTTTGGTATTTGTTAATGGTGTATTAGATAATAAATTATCTGATCTAGAGACCCTTCCGAAAGGTGTCCATATTCAAGCTATCAAGACAGCTGCTGATGACTATGCTGAAGATTTTGAAAAGCATTTCAATACACATGAAATAGAAGGTGCAGATAATTTTTCTGAATTAAATACTGCATTCACAAATGGCGGAATTTTTGTTAAAATTGATGCCAATGCTGTGGTGGAAACACCAATTGCATGCTATTACTTTAATGATGCGAAAAATGCCGATGTTATCAGTCAGCCAAGAAATCTGGTAATTGCAGAGAAGAACAGTGAAGCCTCATTGATTGAGTCTTATATCACTTTGGGTGAGAACACTAGTTTTACTAACGTGGTGACTGAAATTGTTGTAGAAGACGACTGTAATTTCAACTATTACAAATACCAGAACGAATCAGATCAGGCTATTCAGATTGGTGCTACGATGGTGCATCAATTAGGAAAATCTGTTTTCAATGGAGTAACTTTAAGTTTGAACGGTGCAATGCTTCGTAATAACTTAAGTATTGCCATCCATAAAGAGCATTCAGAAACAAATATGTTCGGATTGTATTTGTTAGATGGTAAAACACATGTTGATAATCACACAGTAGTCGACCATAAAGTAGCTAATTGTGACAGTAACGAAATGTACAAAGGCATTTTGGATGGTCACTCAAGAGGTGTTTTCAACGGTAAAATCTTTGTAAGACAAGATGCTCAGAAAACCAATGCATTTCAGTCAAACCGAAATGTAGTGCTTTCTGATGACGCTGAGGTAGATACAAAGCCACAATTAGAGATTTGGGCGGATGATGTGCAATGTTCACATGGTGCCACAGTAGGCCAGTTAGATTTAGACCAATTATTTTACTTGAGAGCTCGAGGAATTGATAAGCAAACAGCAAAATCAATGTTATTGAATGCTTTTGCTTCTGATGTTCTGAGCAATATTAAAATCGAAGCTTTCAGAACACTAATTGAAAATAAAATTAACGAACGACTATAA
- the sufC gene encoding Fe-S cluster assembly ATPase SufC: MLSIKDLHASIEGKEILKGINLEVKPGEVHAIMGPNGSGKSTLASVLAGREDYTVDSGEITFNGKDLLELEADERAKEGVFLAFQYPIEIPGVTTTNFMKTALNKIREHKGLEPLDAVSFLGQMKEKMKLVEIDQSLLSRSLNEGFSGGEKKRNEIFQMAMLEPTLSVLDETDSGLDIDALRIVANGVNKLKNDDNATIVVTHYQRLLDYIVPDFVHVLFNGKIVKTGGKELAHDLEAKGYDWIKEEAGVA; the protein is encoded by the coding sequence ATGTTATCAATTAAAGATTTACATGCCTCGATTGAAGGCAAAGAAATATTAAAGGGAATCAATCTGGAAGTTAAGCCAGGTGAAGTCCATGCTATTATGGGGCCAAACGGCTCTGGAAAAAGTACCTTAGCTTCCGTATTAGCAGGAAGAGAAGACTATACAGTAGATTCTGGTGAAATCACATTCAACGGAAAAGATTTACTAGAATTGGAAGCAGACGAGAGAGCAAAAGAAGGTGTTTTCTTGGCCTTTCAGTACCCTATTGAAATACCAGGAGTAACTACTACCAACTTCATGAAAACGGCTTTAAATAAAATTCGTGAGCACAAAGGTTTGGAACCATTAGATGCTGTTTCTTTCCTAGGTCAGATGAAGGAAAAAATGAAATTGGTAGAAATCGACCAGTCGTTATTGAGTAGATCATTAAATGAAGGTTTTTCTGGTGGTGAAAAGAAAAGAAATGAAATATTTCAAATGGCCATGTTAGAGCCAACTCTTTCTGTCTTGGATGAAACAGATTCAGGTTTGGATATTGATGCCTTAAGAATAGTAGCAAATGGTGTCAATAAATTGAAAAATGATGATAATGCAACTATAGTAGTAACACACTATCAGAGACTATTGGATTATATCGTTCCTGATTTCGTACATGTTTTATTCAATGGAAAAATTGTTAAAACAGGTGGAAAAGAGTTAGCGCATGACCTTGAAGCAAAAGGTTACGATTGGATCAAGGAAGAAGCAGGAGTTGCATAA